From one Malus sylvestris chromosome 1, drMalSylv7.2, whole genome shotgun sequence genomic stretch:
- the LOC126628298 gene encoding serine/threonine-protein kinase SAPK2-like produces the protein MERYEIVKDIGSGNFGVAKLVKDKWSGELFAIKFIERGQKIDEHVQREIMNHRSLKHPNIIRFKEVLLTPNDLAIVMEYAAGGELFERICNAGRFSEDEARYFFQQLISGVSYCHSMQICHRDLKLENTLLDGSSAPRLKICDFGYSKSSVLHSQPKSTVGTPAYIAPEVLSRKGYDGKIADVWSCGVTLYVMLVGAYPFEDPEDPRNFRKTLQRILSVHYSIPAYVRVSMECRHLLSRIFVANPEKRITIPEIKQHPWFLKNIPVEFMEEIGLPNNNQNYESSSQSNEEILAIIQEARKPAANGTKYGGHLLGSMDLDEIDDAEIDDIETSGDFVCAL, from the exons atGGAAAGGTATGAGATAGTGAAGGATATTGGGTCTGGGAATTTTGGGGTTGCGAAGCTGGTGAAGGACAAATGGAGTGGCGAGCTCTTTGCTATCAAGTTTATTGAGAGAGGCCAGAAG attgatgagcatgtACAGAGGGAGATTATGAACCACAGGTCCTTGAAGCATCCGAATATAATAAGATTTAAAGAG GTGTTGTTGACACCAAACGATTTAGCAATTGTGATGGAATATGCAGCTGGAGGTGAACTTTTCGAAAGAATATGCAATGCTGGTCGATTCAGTGAGGACGAAGCAAGATATTTCTTTCAACAGCTCATATCAGGAGTCAGCTATTGTCATTCAATG CAAATTTGCCACAGAGATCTTAAATTGGAGAACACTCTTCTGGATGGAAGCTCAGCCCCGCGTCTCAAAATTTGCGACTTTGGTTATTCCAAG TCATCTGTGTTGCATTCCCAACCGAAATCAACTGTTGGAACACCGGCATACATTGCACCGGAAGTCCTGTCAAGAAAAGGGTATGATGGCAAG ATTGCGGATGTTTGGTCATGTGGGGTTACCTTGTATGTCATGCTTGTTGGTGCTTATCCCTTTGAAGATCCAGAAGATCCAAGAAATTTCAGAAAAACACTTCAG AGGATTCTTAGTGTCCACTATTCAATTCCGGCCTATGTACGTGTTTCCATGGAATGCAGACATCTGCTTTCTCGAATCTTCGTTGCTAACCCGGAAAAG AGAATAACCATCCCGGAAATAAAGCAGCATCCGTGGTTTCTAAAAAACATCCCAGTAGAATTCATGGAAGAAATTGGCCTCCCAAACAATAACCAAAATTATGAATCATCATCCCAAAGCAATGAAGAAATATTGGCAATAATTCAAGAAGCTAGAAAACCTGCTGCGAACGGCACCAAATATGGGGGACATTTACTTGGGAGCATGGATCTTGATGAGATAGACGACGCTGAAATAGATGATATAGAGACAAGTGGTGATTTTGTTTGTGCGTTATGA